In one Magallana gigas chromosome 9, xbMagGiga1.1, whole genome shotgun sequence genomic region, the following are encoded:
- the LOC105344481 gene encoding uncharacterized protein has product MMAPPRGVSFFPWMICVLISLIEHPVHVVGYSTCYNEAEQASIPAALMCYNNDVVGPRVVLDVFRAKDSSTTTTDCVCTVTSDTPTKFNFSNYNNYYPGGNDCGSTLIFSVNGDFHPKQCFVADMELPSSNLTDTSVDISITGPKSAISTNYCVLIESDVALNLSCTGDSLSSLLTTESVSTTETTITTTKEASTQQTTSQTLPSTTDKLDTTTSIIVTSLSQSISSTTSIPIATTEETVNSSTPSLLNSSTTSSQTIDTAETSPVIATLEITSVVPNTTEKVSTSTNLLNSTESPQTTTQMSSTSVKQDTTTITTTNSSTESGVQDTTTTVPPLSSTESGAQDITTTDTSQSSTASGEQQTTTNATTLPSTTNNIQMTSISVSTESSTINVTQHTTVSTASPPTSTHGVTASTSTSSVTQKATTVIPVAKTTFRQATSEVPWNGIIPAVLIGVVLLAALLIVFIKWQRSREIKYPPDSSYSDSVDSSNKYPQMGETNFGYDAYEDDSGIVTEFSKSPEELEIEYEDEGLDPKNLTKGPFIRYNVKDYSRNIDNFNYNGVRQQAPNGMDVYF; this is encoded by the exons ATGATGGCCCCGCCAAGAGGTGTTTCGTTTTTTCCTTGGATGATATGTGTTTTAATCTCGTTAATAG AACATCCAGTGCATGTAGTTGGTTATTCAACGTGTTACAATGAGGCAGAGCAAGCCTCCATTCCAG CTGCTTTGATGTGTTACAACAACGATGTTGTTGGGCCTCGTGTGGTGTTGGATGTATTCAGAGCCAAGGACTCCAGCACAACAACAACAGACTGCGTTTGTACTGTGACCAGTGACACACCCACTAAGTTTAACTTTTCTAATTATAACAACTATTATCCGGGGGGAAATGATTGTGGTAGTACACTTATATTTTCGGTAAATGGTGATTTTCATCCAAAACAATGTTTTGTGGCTGACATGGAATTGCCCTCTTCAAATCTTACGGATACCTCTGTGGACATCAGCATCACTGGTCCAAAGTCAGCCATAAGTACAAACTACTGTGTACTGATTGAGTCAG ATGTTGCGCTGAACCTTTCTTGTACAGGCGACTCGTTGTCTTCTTTATTGACAACAGAATCTGTATCAACAACTGAAACAACCATAACAACTACTAAAGAAGCATCCACACAACAAACAACTAGTCAGACATTGCCGTCCACAACGGATAAACTAGATACCACAACATCTATCATTGTCACATCATTATCACAGAGTATATCGTCGACGACGTCCATTCCAATCGCTACCACGGAAGAAACAGTCAACTCTTCCACTCCATCCTTATTGAATTCCTCTACAACAAGTAGTCAAACGATAGATACAGCAGAGACGTCACCGGTAATCGCCACATTAGAAATCACGTCTGTTGTCCCAAACACCACAGAGAAAGTAAGTACTAGTACTAATCTCCTCAACAGTACTGAAAGTCCACAGACAACCACTCAAATGTCTTCTACCAGTGTCAAACAAGATACTACAACAATTACGACAACAAACTCCTCCACAGAAAGTGGTGTGCAAGACACCACAACCACTGTACCGCCACTGTCGTCCACAGAAAGTGGTGCACAAGATATCACAACTACTGACACGTCTCAGTCCTCCACAGCGAGTGGTGAACAACAAACAACCACTAATGCAACAACGCTGCCTTCAACTACCAATAATATTCAAATGACTTCTATAAGTGTATCGACTGAGTCCTCTACTATCAATGTCACACAACATACAACGGTGTCTACAGCTTCACCGCCAACGTCAACTCATGGGGTCACTGCGTCAACAAGCACTAGCTCGGTTACGCAAAAAGCAACAACAGTAATTCCAGTTGCGAAGACCACCTTTAGACAAGCAACTTCAGAAGTTCCAT GGAATGGGATTATTCCAGCCGTCTTAATAGGAGTGGTACTTCTCGCAGCATTACTAATTGTATTTATCAAATGGCAGag GAGTCGCGAAATCAAGTACCCGCCTGATAGTTCTTACAGTGATAGCGTGGATTCTTCCAATAAATATCCACAAATGGGAGAAACTAACTTTGGATATGATGCATATGAAGATGATTCAGGCATTGTGACAGAGTTTTCGAAAAGTCCCGAGGAACTTGAAATAGAGTATGAAGACGAAGGACTAGATCCGAAGAACTTGACGAAAGGACCatttataagatacaatgtcaaagattacagcagaaatattgataattttaattataacgGTGTCAGACAACAAGCGCCAAATGGCATGGATGTGTATTTTTAG
- the LOC105344479 gene encoding uncharacterized protein, translating into MFLDMASISRKRMLLLLFLISDGAGNTTANKCKDLASTKSIPVVSFCNEQYLELNSPITLDAYQPSFGASVSICMCEVKILSTQSFSSLRISQESTLVPPEDCGLQIKIANATDIIRTVKKCSYTGNTEYILHQGSSIVISLANVSETWSEGFCFHLSLRFENSPISVQCFNPDVTITPAQPYTTDTPTTSTTASSVTTSTVTSHVTSNVKSSTSTSSTVSSGTTQTEFSQTTATSTSYSTSSGKVFFSTFTNTEKVESTTGVGTGTTILVRTSSVGKEDVTSNVKKVIHTSDFNVLYAVIPVIGVILIGILCLVFIWYRRRRDAKERLYSRERLQTSTASSSNGTDTHPQNKAYRDTHTANPIKKNDPEFYYYDDQPTQQTALYATVYKGATSKENNPKRTSHYVRNKEGKDIPRSDLGLDQTSRNTSRGSSNDNSVVYVTVNGGKRFIL; encoded by the exons ATGTTTTTGGATATGGCGTCGATTTCGAGAAAAAGGATGTTGCTATTGCTGTTCCTTATATCTG ATGGTGCTGGGAACACGACAGCAAACAAATGCAAAGATTTGGCAAGTACAAAATCAATACCAG TTGTCTCATTTTGCAACGAACAGTACTTGGAATTAAACTCTCCAATTACACTTGACGCTTACCAGCCTTCTTTTGGTGCCAGTGTTTCCATCTGTATGTGTGAAGTTAAAATATTAAGCACACAGTCATTTTCGAGTCTTCGCATTTCACAGGAAAGTACCCTTGTACCCCCAGAAGACTGTGGATTACAAATTAAGATAGCAAATGCTACAGACATTATTCGAACTGTCAAAAAATGTTCTTACACTGGAAATACAGAGTATATACTCCACCAAGGTTCCAGTATTGTGATTTCTTTAGCGAATGTATCCGAAACCTGGTCAGAGGGATTTTGTTTCCATCTCTCATTGAGGTTTG AGAATTCCCCAATAAGTGTGCAATGTTTCAATCCTGATGTCACTATTACTCCTGCACAACCCTATACCACGGACACACCAACAACTTCCACAACTGCTTCATCTGTTACTACATCAACTGTGACATCACATGTGACGTCCAACGTGAAATCAAGTACATCAACGTCCAGCACGGTATCATCGGGCACTACACAAACCGAGTTTTCCCAAACGACAGCTACATCAACATCTTACAGCACATCATCTGGCAAAGTATTTTTCTCGACATTCACAAACACTGAAAAAGTGGAATCTACGACGGGTGTCGGTACAGGCACAACGATCCTTGTAAGGACATCTTCAGTGGGAAAGGAAGATGTTACTTCAAACGTCAAAAAAGTTATTCATACTTCAGATTTCAATG TTTTATATGCTGTTATACCAGTGATTGGCGTCATTTTGATTGGAATTCTCTGCCTCGTCTTCATATGGTATAGAAG GCGACGTGACGCAAAGGAACGATTGTACAGTCGGGAACGATTACAAACGTCAACAGCCTCCTCATCTAACGGAACGGATACACATCCACAGAATAAAGCATACCGAGATACACACACTGCGAACCCCATAAAGAAAAACGATCCTGAATTTTACTACTACGACGACCAGCCTACACAGCAAACAGCGTTGTATGCGACTGTGTACAAGGGAGCGACATCAAAAGAAAACAATCCAAAAAGAACCAGCCACTATGTGAGGAATAAAGAGGGAAAAGACATCCCAAGGAGTGATTTGGGACTAGATCAAACTTCAAGGAATACTTCAAGGGGAAGTTCTAACGACAATTCAGTTGTTTATGTGACTGTTAACGGCGGCAAGAGATTCATTTTGTAG